The region agtgacaagattagcagctgcgcttaaccaatgtgtcattggcaacaatggacttcatgttgtttccttaggatgatccttaggaatgaatgaatgagaaatagctgattcttagggtagatccttaagaataaagaagataatggggatggagaattgggttgattgtttaaacataataattatattattgtgggttgaaaaccctatgtactcaccaggtttcccaacctgacccactcagtttatttatatcacaggtgttgatgtgaagtcacattacactaagagatttaaaagagatgtagatcactagagtaaatgaatgtaagttctgtttatgcttatgtttctgtattgacgatgacatcccaaatgttttaaaagtgaataaaaatatatttctttagaaatgctttgataacgcgattatcatgtttttctcggaacaaattccgcaacatttttattaaaagagatactctgattagtgtttcggttaaccacacacactccactaacgaccaacaaggtgcaatgtgtaatttcatggattagcaccaaattcacatttttccaaaagtaactaagatttggggatttataaaagtgtttagttacttcatatttcattatacttataatggaaggatgtgtcttatcctacccgttcggctaacgaccctccactagtcaagggtgcggtgtgtaagagtggatacccaatggcggtcattttacaggtcgcttccttaaacaccccttataaactagcttcgtgaatgagacctactaacggtaagaccgacaTTTACTTATAcgtatataatattaaacttttaattctatatagtataagagtgtattttatacatttaaaatactaagtggtttaatctattaataaattaaacttttaatttgattaatcttaaaccatattattatggatttattaattctctcttttaattaaactctcaattaatttaacaaaatccataagggtgtaatttgaacttttcaaaacactaggttttagaatttaatatttcaaaattaatacctttaaattaaattttaaattccaaaacttgagaacaaattttgaaacctttcaaaatattagggtttaactatttaaatttcaaaaactaaaacttttaagtttaaatttaaactataaaacttaaagggtgtaatttgaaacttttcaaacttactaggttaaatatttgaatcaaaataatcctatattatccatatttaaccaaatccaccaattttgataaggatatccaTACCTCATAAAAGATCGAATTTAGGCAAGAAAAACAAGTTTTGGTAAATATCCTAATCAAAATCTGGCCAGAAAATCGAAAATCCCAGCACCAGGacactcaactcgttgagtccactatggaactcgccgagttcatgcaactcgtcgagtccatacatggactcgacgagtcatcctgTCAGACAacaaaaaatttgattttctGATCTTTGGCAATTCACTTTTGCATTTGTTCAATAGAAAAACaacataggctctgataccactgttggcttATGAGCATAACAtaattcctatggtgtacatgcaaccccaattgctttgatctaggtttttctaatttgaacatacaactatgaataccaaagcaataaaccctaatctagcatacttaTTTCGAAATTGACAAAATAAACAAGTTAGAATGATTACCTcaacttgttatgtagtaataacaagaactcCATGAAATTTGAAAGTTTAgtaccccaagtgttgcacctctaatggagtcacaaacactcttgcaacaagatgacttaggagaggggGGGAAATCAGCTAGGGCTCTTTTGAAAGACTTAGTGGCTGAAAATCCTTTGtagagggttccttatatagctatggctgctagggttttcaagtggaaaccctaatacctGACTTAGGCAACAAGCAGCCCATAAACTCCTTTCCTTAGAGCCCACGGACGAATTATATAAGGCTTCCTTATAGAAATttgtccactccactctatggagtccatcagcccatttatgtaactatcaatgatttgcataaCTCTCCCtcaattatttaattagtctcttttgatcaccaaattaattccaaactaatttatgatctatactaattaaataatatgatttcccaataatatattaatcttgtaatatattaataaaaccattgagagtaccaatttattattcacataataaattctactctctcctcttgtcatcctatcaagttgcatgattgaaggcaacccaaaaggaccatgctcataatcataTCAAGCACATATCAAAAATAGtaatgggcttagacacataatccaacagttGCTGGGTTGACTTTGTTGTATCTGATAGCACGTGGATTTTAGTGGATCTATAGTTAGAGATTATTCATGGGATCAGCTGTTGATGGGGTGTTGTCTTGATGTTAGCGGTTCGGGGATCTGTCAGCCAACAGCCATGGATCGTCTATATGATTCggcattgcgaggtgagttttcctcactatacttacgggtcgaaggcaccaagttcGACCCTCTAGATTCGACATCCTGTTATGCATGCTATTGTTCAGTAGTGATCTGTTAAATtggtatcctggtttataggatgatgctatgttcaGTGATATGTAGATCTACCTGTCTTCCTGTAGActgtttatatgattatctgttatgtGTCAAcattttgtgttgggttgaggttgtactgctccgtgttgtagccaacaaaccaaagagcattccagatatgagctgaggaccGGATGATATGTCAGACTCGTACGGAGGgcttgagggtattccatcccgaggatgattggacccattgtGTATTTTCATTCAAACCCGAGGATTGATTGGGCCTGGGATATTCCAACCTGATGGGTGATTGGACCCAATATGATAATATGGATTGTGGTGACACTGGACCGCTTTATGCATCAGTCAATaggtctggggtattccaacctgatggttgaatgGACCCAAAacgtttggtattccaacccgatggttgattggaccaaacCGCTTgtgatacgagggtattccatcatAGGGATGATTGGGACCATCGTAGACATgcttggtattccagcccgatgtTGATTGGACCATGTATAAGTATTCAAGCATGCTTGTTGTATATGTTGTCTGTTTgtttggtggtattttgggggaactcactaatctgtgtgcttatagttttgtttatagtttcaggttcttcagatgattcgtggcaaggtgaaggtgtgatcgtacacatccttggttttacaacgGATCGGATCTTGGGAGACTTtgattttaaatcatgttttggaGATCATGCTTTTGTAAACACTTATGTAAATAaattggttgttttgaaaagtttaaaatttgttgaaattttagGAATGCTACAGACTTGTATATATATCCTAAATGAATGACAAATGTGGCAAGCAAATTATCAAACTATTTATATAGATTATTCGAATAGGTCAATGCAAAAATTTCATGTTTGCAAATTAGCTACTAAATTAGTAGAGTTTTTTATACACCAttgatagtttattttatttacttcttttatgtagtttattttaacatttttagattttttgttgtttttttgttgctataacatctcaaaaatcacaacaaatttaaacttttcaaaacaactcatttactaaaaagaagtgtttacaaaatcattgtttccaaaacagtatttaaaatcagagtcccCCAAGATCAACAACAccaaaccaaggatgtgtacggacatgccttcgccttgctaaggtcctctgaagtacctgaaacaaaactaaaactgtaagccaacgcttagtgagttcccccaaagtaccactacatcaacataacaaacaacaacatgcgtatagagccttcaacatgaatctaccgcctcaccaggccttcaacaTATCTAGACCGttctctgggccttcggcctgactggtccgcctcgcaggccttcagtctatccgaactaccctaggtatcttggccttcagcacaaagcaggaccgcctcaacccaatatACCATCACATATTAACATATACAACATACACCATAACAATCAATAGCTAGCATATACATgtagtcatacagatctaacatatcactacaacatagcaacatacggTAAACcatgatatcaatccaatgggtcggcattggtgccttcgacgcgtaagtacagtgaggaaaagtCACCTCACAATCTGAATGTAGTCTGAATAACTCCCAGCTCCGACAACCGACTCAACCCAAATCCTAAATATCCAAACATTTCCCattctaaattaataacattttcccaaaataccctttgttaaacttggtcaacggtcaacggtcaaaagTCAAGTTAACACTCAgccgagtcaacccaaccgaACCAACTCATCCGAGTCGACCCAGCCAAGTATGTTGTGTATACTCTTctgtacgtggggcatactcgaTGGTTGGCCAGATTACGGGGTTCTGACCACGTACACACAACGTACAACTTAGTACACCCAGCGTATGCACCTGTTCATCCCTttccccattaagagcttaatactccAAAGTTCCACGTCTAAAGTCGGATCCAAGTCTCAAATAACGTTTTTAaccataaattttccaactttatggtattGCATGTCTAATAAGGTCTTAACATCAAAAACCTCAACCacctaacccattaagacctcaaaacacatgCATGGAAATAAAGATATGACAAAGActacatttttatgcttctagacACCTCGAAGTgactgaaaggacaacttaaatgGATTGGGATAGCTtatactcaaaatacccaaatgaTGGGACCAAAAGGACACAAATTCCATGGCTAACTTAGATTTATGCATAGAATCatcaagttcataactttatacctcaaaatggatCTTAAAGGTGAGGTGTTCCTAGATCTAGAAGGTCTTGATCTTCCAAGATGATGCTTCTTTCTTCACCCAGCTTCAAAggcaccaaaaacacacacttTTGAGCTCAAAGGATTATAAACAAGGGTTTAGGGTTGCAAATGACAAAATGAAGGTTATAGGTTGGATTTGGAATGAGTAAGGAGagataatgatgcttatatatggataaaaccctaaaatttagggattGAAGTTTCCCCACGTACGCTATGTGTACGTAGTGTACGTCCAGCATACTAGGGTCCACCCCAGTACACCTAGTATACACAACATACGCTCAGCATACTAACTTCCTtgccaaaattaccaaaatgccactatggtCCATTCTTGCAACCTTCCTCAAAACCAAGGGTCAAAATGCAATATTCTTTCATACTTAGGGTTGAAATTGAAAATATctcatcatcgggatgttacagttgCATATTTTATCTTTTCTTTATCTTGGATCGTATTGGGTGTTTTCTCTTTTGCGTAAGGTATTTTGTAGGTTTGTGGAGCCTCGTTGCGGTTATAGATTATCGTATTGTTGAGTTGCTAGGCTTTGTGGACTTTTAAGGAGCTATTGGGCTTTATCATATCCATTTTTAGTGTTTGGGCTTGATATGTTGAAGACTTTGATGGGTCATGGATTCTTGAAGATGGCTTTGGACTATCTATTTGGGTGCTAGAAGATGATTGGTCCATATTCGAATCATGTGAGGTGTGAAGGGGACAAAGGGAATCTAATGTAGTGGAGTGGATTAGTGAATGAATCAACCAAAAATAAGTCAACATCATATGTGTGGGTGAGGTCTCCACCCGCGTAGTTGTGCATAGGTACTCGTGCAACTGCCTTCTcgggggcattttggtcattttgcccATCATTTACCTTGGGTTTAGGTCTTACATCCCCCAAATTTAAAAATAGCACCATTGGAGTAGCTTCAGATGATTTTGGAGAGTAAAAAGCATTTACCATCTCATTCTTCTAGtatttattaaatcattgatgTTAAAACACATTGTTGATCATTGTCTTGTTGCCATGGGTGGCTAGGTACTTTATTTTGGTTGACTTGGGCTAAAAtacccttgaatatttgttagtTTTGTAGGATTCAAGTTTGTTTGTTATTTAGGTCATGTTTATGATTCACGGTTCTTCATTCTGATGTTTATTCAATACTTTTGATTGTGCGCTTGGTATTTGTTGAGTAATTGATAGTCTTTTTATTTCATTAAGTAAATGATCATTGAATTAATATAGAACAAGAGTTTTATGATGGTAGAAGTCATATCGAGATTATGGGTCATGACTCATTTATGGttgtgtaagcattgacatccttTTGGAATTGAGAAttcctttattcttaaggataGTCAATTTTTTGGAttcaattgcttcaattggaTCCTTGACCTTGATTAAAGAGTGTTGTGGGTTTCCCCAAACTCCATACTACCTTTGAGGAATTTTGGTATATCATGTTTCATGATTGCTAGAACAAATTTTGGTTGAATGATAAACTTACATATTGAATCcaaatgataaacacacaaatattCATGGACATGAATTATCTTAGTTGACCAATTCTTTTTcatatttgagcatctcaccatCTTGCCTAATTATAAGCATTTAGTGTtttcaagtcttttagttttcaaaaaaatcacaacaacccccccccccccccccttttttttttgagtttaaaTTAGTTTTATTTCAGATGTTAATGTGGACTGCATTGGTAATTAAATACAATCATTTGCCCATGAACTCGATCTccttttataattatattacattTTAATTGCAAGCAAAATGGTGTAATTTGTTTGGTGGCTTGACATCCCACTAATCATCATACATAGCCACCTTCTACGCCAATATCCAAAGTCAAAACCCTAGTCAAATAGCCACCTTTCTACGCCAATGAGGGTTTGTGTATTGAATTGCAGCAAATCCCAATAATAACACAACAAATGTCGaactaaaacttgcatagaaggatGTCACATCAATTTTGTTTCCTAAATTACTTACAAGAACACTTCAAATTAGCAGAATTTATTATACATCATCATACATACATCAAAAAAGAAGTATATACAAATATAGTTTCATTTATTCTATCACACGTTCTCAAGGATGTCTTGTTTATGGAAGAGCATGGACATTATGaatcatatataaataaagtaaTAACATGACATACAATCTTCAACCCAATCTAGCCACCTTCTAGGCCAATGAGGATTGATATACAGAAACAAATCCCAATGATAATACAACAAATGTCAAACTAGAACTTGCATAAAAGGATGTCACATCAACTTTTTTTCCTAAATAACTTATGAAAACACTTAAAATTAGTAGAGTTTTTTATACATCATCATACATACATTAAAAAAGAAGTACATAAGTACATACAAAATCTAGTTTCATTAATTCTATCACACATTCTTAAGGAGGTGTTGTTTATGGAAGAGCGTGGACAACTTTCTTATGAATCATAAATGAAGTAATAACATGCAAACATACAATCTTCAACTCGATCTAGCCACCTTCTACGCCATTGAGGATTGGTGTATAGAACTGCAGCAAAtcccaataacaaaacaaaaaatgtcGAACTAGAACTTGCATAGAAGGATGTCATATCGATGTTATACCATTTCTCAGTGTCTTCTTCAACCAATGGATTGGTAAACAGTGAATTAGTCTTGCATCTATTCGCAAGTGGCGGTCCACAAAGAAGTGGGTTCTCTTCATAGCTCGTCTCTGTGAAAGTACCAAATTGAGATTTCATTTCTGGGAGTCTTCCTGATAAATTGTTGCGAGAAACATTAAAAATAGATAAAGAAGTCAACTTAATCAGTTCTGATGGAACTTTTCCAGTCAAACCATTTGAAGAAAGATCTAAGCTTTCAATATTTGCAAGATTTGAAAAAGTCACCGGAATGGGTCCAGTCAGATGATTGTGAGACAGGTTCAGAGCACGAATCTGGATCAAAAACCCTAGTTCTTCTGGGATTTCACCTGTTAATTTGTTAGACGATAGATCCAATCCtgacatgatatctagaacatcgCCCTTGTAGGGGAGAGAGAGGCCTTTTGTTGTAAACTGAACTTCATCTTGTATTTCAAACATTTCACTGCGGTCGTTACTAGTAAATTGTCTATCTAGAACACCCTTATAATAGTAATATGAACTTATAGGGTATGCTGAAACAGTTTCTTTCATGAAAGCAAGGTATTTTGGACCCGTGATATTTCGTAGGCAACTAGGTATCGAACCAGAGAGGGTGTTACCCGATAAATCTATCAAACTCGCATCACTTAACTGACACAAATGATTCGGCAAAGAACCAGTAAACTTATTTTTTCTCAAAAGAAGAATCCTTAGTGTAGATAAGTCACCAAGAAATTCAGGAATGATTCCCGACAAGTTGTTGTTGCCGATGTCCAAAGTCAAAACCCTAGTCAAATTACGGAAGAAGCTCGGTATTGGTCCGATGAATCTATTAGAACCCAAATGAAGATGCTCGACATCTCGCAGGTTTAAGCAAGAAGGTATCGAACCAGAGAAAGAATTATGTGAGATATCAAAAAACGAGAATGAAGCTGTTCCACATGGAAACCGACCTTTAAAACTGTTGTTTCTTATCACAAGTTGAGAAAAGTCACCGATTGTACCCATGTTGCTTATCCAAGAAGGGATGACACCTGTAAAAAAGTTATTGCTAATATCGAGAACAGTCATGAATTCAAACTTGTTCTTACTCTTGATTCCAATCTTCCCTGTGAAATTATTGCTATCTAAATGAACCCTTTCGATGTTACCCAAGCTCAAGTTTCCTGAGAGTATCTCGCCGTGAAATTTgttgtttgatagttttaataTACTTAAAAGAGCTCTATTTGTAAGCAGCCCCTTTGGTACTTCTCCTGATAACTCATTATCGGATAAATCCAGTATCTGTAATTCACTCAAATCACCTATAGAAGATGGGATAACACCATTGAAAGCATTTCTTGAAAAATTTAAGTGTGTTATATTGGGAAGAAACTCTGGTATATCGCTAGGAATAGAGTTTATTATGTGATTTCCCGATATATCCAACCACCGCATGTAAGAATTTCTATGAAAAGGCATAGAAATAATACCACCAAATGAGTTGTTCCTTAGATTGAGAACTTCCAGATTTGTGTTATTTTCAATCAACCAAGTTGGAAAATTTCCCTCCAATGAGTTGTGAGGTATGTGTAGTTCTTGTAACTTGTGCTGGTGAAGTAGAAAGGTAGGAACGACACTTCCTTTATGTCTATTTATATTGCAGCTTGAGAGCACAAGAACTTTCAATTGGAACATTGGAATCCAACCTATAGGATCTTCTGTTTCCATCTCGAATTTGTCATCTGCACTTATGAATTGAACTGCCTGAAGGTTTGTAAGATTGGAGAATGAGCTAAACGGGAATGAACCTTGGAATTTGTTATAACTAAAATCAATGTACTCGAGAGATGTGAGATTAGCAATCAGTGATGGTGGAAGTTTTCCCGTGAATCGATTGGAAGAAATGTCGAGCAGTTTAAGAGATGATAGATTGTTGAAACATTGAGGCAGGATTCCATCGAGCATGTTGTGACTAAGATCCATTTCTTGGAGGTTCTTCAACTCACATAATCCTGCCAGATGACAAATTAAGTGGTTGGGCTATTACAAGTAGTTACAAAACGGTTGACTTCAACTCACATAATCCCTTTTAAATTCATAAAAGTTTACATGCATGATTGAGGTAACTTAATTACGTACCATGATCAGATAATGAGCCATTAAGCTCATTGTTAGTGAATGAGACAACTCGAAGAGAAGATAATGCTTGTATTGATGACGGGATGCTCCCAGCAAAGTTGTTGTCACTCAAATCTAAGACCTCCAGATAGTGGAAAGATGACAAAGCTAGATGACAAGAGATGATTACATGTATAGGTTACAGAATATAAACTATGAAACCAATTATATATGTACTAATCATTTACCCTTCATTGGTAGTGTGCCATTGAAACCATTATTTGTCATGAGGAGGACTTCCAAATCGTGCAAATTAGGGAGTTCTGAAGCAGATAAAGcaatttaataaaatgattagccaaaaatatataatatgaagatgatatttaattagtatttttagtttatttaatgATGACTCTTTTAAGATAAAACATGCCTTGGTCAGGAAAGGATTCTCCCAATGAAACGGAATATGAAAGATCGAGAATCTTGAGGGATGGGAGGGAACTTAAGCATGATATGATGCTCTTGTTGaaattattatttgaaataaCTATACTCTCTAGCTTTTTCAATCTTGATAACCTCTTACAAActgtataaaaaaaataaataaataaaaattgttaCTAAAAACCATGGACTTTTAGCTATGAAAGAGATTAGGATTTATTAGTGTTCAAGAACTTTATGTATTCTGAACTATTTACAATTAAGTAAATCACCATGAATAGCTAGGAGAAGCTAATTATTCATTTACCTTGGATATTTGGTGTACCATCAAGCCCAGTATAACTTAAATCCAACTTCTCCATGTTCATTAACTTAGCTAATCCTGTCacacgaaaaaaaaaaacatatattatttattatgtatGTTATTTTTAGATGTACATTTACAAATATTTTAATGGCTTTATAAAAACaatatataagtataaggaaaGATGTTCTAGGTAAACTGTAGTCATAGCCCGTACCTTGAGCTGGAAATAATCCAGATAATGGATTGTTGCTAAGATCCAAGTTTCTAAGCGATGAAAGGTTATTTAAAAATGTCATAACACTTGCATTAAATTCGTTGGATCCAagatttaaagttttcaacttgctcAATATGGGAACCCTCTCAAAACCTATATATATTTAAGAATAGAAACAGTCATCATTCATATAACAGTACGCTCAAGTCTGATATATTGATAAAGTAATTTAGAAGAAGGTATACTTATATCAGTTTTTAATATGATTAtccattaatttaaaaaatttaagTTTATAGCTAACTAAATGACTCGATTGTACATCTCTACAACAAAAAATTAGTCTTTACTACCAATATTTCGAATTTCAACACATGAAATAGTGGTTCTTGAAAGAAGGAATATTAATTTTTGCATGAATCCAAAATGACTATATATATTGGCATGATGGTTATAATTAAGATGATATTGACTACCTTGAATCTCAACGGTACCATTAAATTCACATTGGGTTAGATCCAACATCTCCAAGTTTTCTAAAGCTGCGAATTCTGCAATTCATATAACAAGGGTATAACTATCTTATGCATTTATTGCAAACAAAATTCTGTCCATTTCTTTTTTCTATGGATCAACAATAGAAAGAAATATTGTAGCCGGCTGAATTGGTAAGATTAATGTTGTAAAGGTAATCTTAAATGAGCCTACATCTCACTCACATAGTAGTGGACCCCACATACACATAATTAAATATCCCGTCCATGGGGTCCATTTAGCACCACACATGTTGTAATTATATATGTACCGTAACCTTTGTAATCTCTATATTCTCGCTATCTTTTACTTAAATGTTTTCTTTTGTTGAAAAAGAAGAAATGAAAAGACAAAAACCTACCATTGCTAGGGAAGTATCCATTCAATCCAGTGTAGCTAAGATCCAAAACTATGAGTGAAGTGAGTGCTGTCAATGATGGAAGTATGTCATTGTCAAGATCAAAATTCTTACTAAGGTCGAGTGTCTCTAACTTATTCAAACTCGATAGCCTTCCAAGTCCTGAAATAACGAAAAGgttttaactttgaaaaatgtcACTCGGTTATATTATTCAAGAATATGATCTCATTATATGCCAAAGGAAATAGTACCAAGTAACACTTAAGGCAATTAAGCATAAGGTTACCTGTCTTCATAATCATCTCTTTATCAAGAAAATCATATGACAGATTGAGACTTTTCAACTCTTTAAAATGAAGAAACAAGGAAACATTCAATGGCCATAACTTGTTCCCTTGGTATTTGGATTGAAGCTCCATATCAACATCATTCATCCCTCTCAAATTGTACAAGAAAAGATCTGTCACATGTCCACTGATTATGTTGCAGTTGACCCTCTCCCAATCACAACAGTCGCCACCATGATCAACCCAAGTGGGCAGAAAATGGTCCATTTTAGAATCGTATGTGGATGCTTTGATTTCGAGCAGTGCATTTCTCTCCTCTTCTATACAATCTCC is a window of Lactuca sativa cultivar Salinas chromosome 1, Lsat_Salinas_v11, whole genome shotgun sequence DNA encoding:
- the LOC111900055 gene encoding receptor-like protein 15 isoform X5 is translated as MECWGLSKCESWLYWSLMIHILVVWQTQGDCIEEERNALLEIKASTYDSKMDHFLPTWVDHGGDCCDWERVNCNIISGHVTDLFLYNLRGMNDVDMELQSKYQGNKLWPLNVSLFLHFKELKSLNLSYDFLDKEMIMKTEFAALENLEMLDLTQCEFNGTVEIQGLAKLMNMEKLDLSYTGLDGTPNIQVCKRLSRLKKLESIVISNNNFNKSIISCLSSLPSLKILDLSYSVSLGESFPDQELPNLHDLEVLLMTNNGFNGTLPMKALSSFHYLEVLDLSDNNFAGSIPSSIQALSSLRVVSFTNNELNGSLSDHGLCELKNLQEMDLSHNMLDGILPQCFNNLSSLKLLDISSNRFTGKLPPSLIANLTSLEYIDFSYNKFQGSFPFSSFSNLTNLQAVQFISADDKFEMETEDPIGWIPMFQLKVLVLSSCNINRHKGSVVPTFLLHQHKLQELHIPHNSLEGNFPTWLIENNTNLEVLNLRNNSFGGIISMPFHRNSYMRWLDISGNHIINSIPSDIPEFLPNITHLNFSRNAFNGVIPSSIGDLSELQILDLSDNELSGEVPKGLLTNRALLSILKLSNNKFHGEILSGNLSLGNIERVHLDSNNFTGKIGIKSKNKFEFMTVLDISNNFFTGVIPSWISNMGTIGDFSQLVIRNNSFKGRFPCGTASFSFFDISHNSFSGSIPSCLNLRDVEHLHLGSNRFIGPIPSFFRNLTRVLTLDIGNNNLSGIIPEFLGDLSTLRILLLRKNKFTGSLPNHLCQLSDASLIDLSGNTLSGSIPSCLRNITGPKYLAFMKETVSAYPISSYYYYKGVLDRQFTSNDRSEMFEIQDEVQFTTKGLSLPYKGDVLDIMSGLDLSSNKLTGEIPEELGFLIQIRALNLSHNHLTGPIPVTFSNLANIESLDLSSNGLTGKVPSELIKLTSLSIFNVSRNNLSGRLPEMKSQFGTFTETSYEENPLLCGPPLANRCKTNSLFTNPLVEEDTEKWYNIDMTSFYASSSSTFFVLLLGFAAVLYTNPQWRRRWLDRVEDCMFACYYFIYDS
- the LOC111900055 gene encoding receptor-like protein 15 isoform X4, translated to MECWGLSKCESWLYWSLMIHILVVWQTQGDCIEEERNALLEIKASTYDSKMDHFLPTWVDHGGDCCDWERVNCNIISGHVTDLFLYNLRGMNDVDMELQSKYQGNKLWPLNVSLFLHFKELKSLNLSYDFLDKEMIMKTEFAALENLEMLDLTQCEFNGTVEIQGFERVPILSKLKTLNLGSNEFNASVMTFLNNLSSLRNLDLSNNPLSGLFPAQGLAKLMNMEKLDLSYTGLDGTPNIQVCKRLSRLKKLESIVISNNNFNKSIISCLSSLPSLKILDLSYSVSLGESFPDQELPNLHDLEVLLMTNNGFNGTLPMKALSSFHYLEVLDLSDNNFAGSIPSSIQALSSLRVVSFTNNELNGSLSDHGLCELKNLQEMDLSHNMLDGILPQCFNNLSSLKLLDISSNRFTGKLPPSLIANLTSLEYIDFSYNKFQGSFPFSSFSNLTNLQAVQFISADDKFEMETEDPIGWIPMFQLKVLVLSSCNINRHKGSVVPTFLLHQHKLQELHIPHNSLEGNFPTWLIENNTNLEVLNLRNNSFGGIISMPFHRNSYMRWLDISGNHIINSIPSDIPEFLPNITHLNFSRNAFNGVIPSSIGDLSELQILDLSDNELSGEVPKGLLTNRALLSILKLSNNKFHGEILSGNLSLGNIERVHLDSNNFTGKIGIKSKNKFEFMTVLDISNNFFTGVIPSWISNMGTIGDFSQLVIRNNSFKGRFPCGTASFSFFDISHNSFSGSIPSCLNLRDVEHLHLGSNRFIGPIPSFFRNLTRVLTLDIGNNNLSGIIPEFLGDLSTLRILLLRKNKFTGSLPNHLCQLSDASLIDLSGNTLSGSIPSCLRNITGPKYLAFMKETVSAYPISSYYYYKGVLDRQFTSNDRSEMFEIQDEVQFTTKGLSLPYKGDVLDIMSGLDLSSNKLTGEIPEELGFLIQIRALNLSHNHLTGPIPVTFSNLANIESLDLSSNGLTGKVPSELIKLTSLSIFNVSRNNLSGRLPEMKSQFGTFTETSYEENPLLCGPPLANRCKTNSLFTNPLVEEDTEKWYNIDMTSFYASSSSTFFVLLLGFAAVLYTNPQWRRRWLDRVEDCMFACYYFIYDS
- the LOC111900055 gene encoding receptor-like protein 15 isoform X2, with translation MECWGLSKCESWLYWSLMIHILVVWQTQGDCIEEERNALLEIKASTYDSKMDHFLPTWVDHGGDCCDWERVNCNIISGHVTDLFLYNLRGMNDVDMELQSKYQGNKLWPLNVSLFLHFKELKSLNLSYDFLDKEMIMKTGLGRLSSLNKLETLDLSKNFDLDNDILPSLTALTSLIVLDLSYTGLNGYFPSNGFERVPILSKLKTLNLGSNEFNASVMTFLNNLSSLRNLDLSNNPLSGLFPAQGLAKLMNMEKLDLSYTGLDGTPNIQVCKRLSRLKKLESIVISNNNFNKSIISCLSSLPSLKILDLSYSVSLGESFPDQELPNLHDLEVLLMTNNGFNGTLPMKALSSFHYLEVLDLSDNNFAGSIPSSIQALSSLRVVSFTNNELNGSLSDHGLCELKNLQEMDLSHNMLDGILPQCFNNLSSLKLLDISSNRFTGKLPPSLIANLTSLEYIDFSYNKFQGSFPFSSFSNLTNLQAVQFISADDKFEMETEDPIGWIPMFQLKVLVLSSCNINRHKGSVVPTFLLHQHKLQELHIPHNSLEGNFPTWLIENNTNLEVLNLRNNSFGGIISMPFHRNSYMRWLDISGNHIINSIPSDIPEFLPNITHLNFSRNAFNGVIPSSIGDLSELQILDLSDNELSGEVPKGLLTNRALLSILKLSNNKFHGEILSGNLSLGNIERVHLDSNNFTGKIGIKSKNKFEFMTVLDISNNFFTGVIPSWISNMGTIGDFSQLVIRNNSFKGRFPCGTASFSFFDISHNSFSGSIPSCLNLRDVEHLHLGSNRFIGPIPSFFRNLTRVLTLDIGNNNLSGIIPEFLGDLSTLRILLLRKNKFTGSLPNHLCQLSDASLIDLSGNTLSGSIPSCLRNITGPKYLAFMKETVSAYPISSYYYYKGVLDRQFTSNDRSEMFEIQDEVQFTTKGLSLPYKGDVLDIMSGLDLSSNKLTGEIPEELGFLIQIRALNLSHNHLTGPIPVTFSNLANIESLDLSSNGLTGKVPSELIKLTSLSIFNVSRNNLSGRLPEMKSQFGTFTETSYEENPLLCGPPLANRCKTNSLFTNPLVEEDTEKWYNIDMTSFYASSSSTFFVLLLGFAAVLYTNPQWRRRWLDRVEDCMFACYYFIYDS